The genome window TAAAACCATTTTCTTCTAAAATTTTATTTAAAATTGCTTTTTGATCATAACCAAACTCACACGCTAAGACTTTTGTGTTATGATTTTTGGCAAAAAGGATAATTTCATGTAAAATTTCCCAGCCTTTATCTCCTCCAAATAAAGCATTATGTGGTTCATTTTGCACCCATTTATCTAAAGGATAGTCATTTTTAATATAAGGTGGATTAGAAAAAATAAAGTCAAAATTTCCACGCATGCTTTTAAAATCGCAAAGTTGAAAGTTAATTAAATTTAAAACATGATGAAAATCTGCATTTTTTTTAGCAAGCTCTAGTGCTTTTGGATTAATATCGCAAGCTTGTATAAAAATTTGCTTTAACTTTGCTAGGCAAATACTTAAAATTCCACTCCCAAAGCCAATTTCAAGTATATTTTTAAAAGAGTTATGATCTAAAATTTCCAAGCATCTTTCAAGTAATATTTCACTATCAAAACGTGGTATCAAAACCCCTTTTTTAATAAAAAAATCTAAACCATAAAACTGCGTTTTTTGAAATAAATATTCAAAAGGCTCGCCGTATAAAAATCTATCAACATATTCTAAAAAAACTTTTTCATCGATTTGAAATTCAGGGTTTAAAAAAACCCAAGCCCTATCTTTTTGCAAAAGCTCACAAAGAATAAAAAGTATATATTCTTTGTGAGTAGGGTCCTTTGCATAAGCTTGTTCTAAAGCTTGTTTGATTGAAATCATTGTAAAGCTTTGATTCTATCATAAATACAAGGATGACTTAGGTGAAAGAAAGTATAAATTTTACTTGTTTTAACAAAGGCTTTATTTTCTTTTGCTAAAGCTATGAGAGCATTTTTCATATCTTCTTTAGAGCTTAGTTTTGCTCCATGTAAGTCAGCATTAAATTCATTTTTTTGGCTCATTTTATTAAGTAGTGGAGAGATAATAAAAGTAAAAATATTTCCAAAAATCAATAAAAGTGCAAAAACTCCAGCATTTACTCCATCTAAGTGACTTTCAATATAAAAAAAGCTTGGTAAGTGTGCAAAGATAAAAAATAAAGCAAAAAGCATAAAAGCGCTAGCAAATAACATTTTTAGTAAATCTTTATGCACAAAATGCCCTAGCTCATGACCTAAAACAGCAATGAGTTCTTTTTCTTTTAAGGCATTTAAAAGTGTATCAAAAAGCACCACTCTTTTACTTTTAAATAAACCGCCAAAATAAGCATTTAATCTTTTATCCCTTTTACTTGCATCAATAACATAAACACCATTTGCACTAAAGCCACATTTTTGCATTAAATTGGTGATTTTTTTTAATAAATTCTCATCTTCAAGTTTTTTCATTTTATTAAACATTGGTGCAATAAGTGTAGGGTAGATGAGATTTATAATAAGTATGATTATAAAGCTTAAAGCAAAAGCAACGATCCACCAGTATGTGTTAAAAAATTCAAAGCAAAATACTAAAGCATAAATGATTAAAAAGCCAAAAATAAGCATTAGAGCTAAAGATTTAATACTATCTTTAACAAAAAGAGCTAAAGTCATATTTGAAAAGCCGTGTTTTTTATCTTTTATAAAGCTTTCGTAATAACTAAGTGGTAAATTTAAAATACTAATAACCAATAAAAATGCAAGTAAAAATAAAGTATTTTCTAAAGTCGAATTTTCTTTTATGAAAACTTCTTTTAAATACAAAAAGCCAAAGCTAATCCAAGAAATATTAATTATCAGATTATAAAGATTAGAAAAGATTTTGTATTTTTCATTTTCTATGGCGATATTTGCAGCATTTTTATAATCATGCTCATTTAAAATAATCGCTTGTTTTTCTCTTTCTTTTTTTAAAAAAGAAATTTGCATATAAGATATAAAAACCAAAAAGGCTGTGTAAATACATAAAATAGATATTAAAGTCATAATTTTTCCATGTAATTTTTTTAAAAATATGTAATAAGAAAGTAAATAAGCATAGGTAAATTTACCTATGCTTGTATAAGAAGAATTCTTTTTTATTAATTAGAATGAGTATTTAACACCAATATTACCAGTTATATAAGTTTCATCAGTATTATCATCTTTATTGCCTAGGATTTGTTTAGCACCTACACTTAGATCAATAGAGAATCTATCTGTAACACTAATGTTGCTT of Campylobacter lari contains these proteins:
- a CDS encoding HemK/PrmC family methyltransferase, producing the protein MSIKQALEQAYAKDPTHKEYILFILCELLQKDRAWVFLNPEFQIDEKVFLEYVDRFLYGEPFEYLFQKTQFYGLDFFIKKGVLIPRFDSEILLERCLEILDHNSFKNILEIGFGSGILSICLAKLKQIFIQACDINPKALELAKKNADFHHVLNLINFQLCDFKSMRGNFDFIFSNPPYIKNDYPLDKWVQNEPHNALFGGDKGWEILHEIILFAKNHNTKVLACEFGYDQKAILNKILEENGFKATFYQDYNGFDRAFVAWNLKN
- a CDS encoding M48 family metallopeptidase, whose translation is MTLISILCIYTAFLVFISYMQISFLKKEREKQAIILNEHDYKNAANIAIENEKYKIFSNLYNLIINISWISFGFLYLKEVFIKENSTLENTLFLLAFLLVISILNLPLSYYESFIKDKKHGFSNMTLALFVKDSIKSLALMLIFGFLIIYALVFCFEFFNTYWWIVAFALSFIIILIINLIYPTLIAPMFNKMKKLEDENLLKKITNLMQKCGFSANGVYVIDASKRDKRLNAYFGGLFKSKRVVLFDTLLNALKEKELIAVLGHELGHFVHKDLLKMLFASAFMLFALFFIFAHLPSFFYIESHLDGVNAGVFALLLIFGNIFTFIISPLLNKMSQKNEFNADLHGAKLSSKEDMKNALIALAKENKAFVKTSKIYTFFHLSHPCIYDRIKALQ